The genomic DNA AATCTTTCGGAACAGGGGGGTTCTGCCAATCGGCAGGGTCAGAGAGGACAGCCGAATGGGCAGGCAGGATCAATGTCCCTTCCTCCGTGACAGCATCCATCAACGCCTGGATGACTGCCTCACTCTCCCCACATACCCACCCTAGTGATTTAAGGGAGGAGTGGACGAGCAATGTCATGCCTTGCTCGACACCTAGTGCACGGAGGTCCGCCATTAGCGTTTTCGTCGTTCTTGGTTGATCTGTTCCTTGGATGATACTTTTCTTCATAAGAAGTCCTCCTATTTATAATCACCAAGGTTCCTATTCGATATTGGAGTGGGAAATCCTGTTTCAGGGTGGTTCTATCTTAAAGGGACTGCTCATAAAGTTGATATGAGGAGAACTCTAGATTGGGGGGATTATCCTGGTTTATCGACTACTAGCTTTGGACATCGATGGGACCTTGCTGAAAAGCAACTTTAAAATCGATCGGTCCACAAGAGAAGCCATTCGATACGTAAAGAAAAAGGGTGTATATGTTACATTGGCAACGGGCCGTAACTTTCCGTCTGCCAAAAAGATCGCGAAGGAACTGAAGCTTGATAGCATTCTGATTACCCATAATGGAGCGTTGATTGCCTCTTCAATTGATGAACCGCTCTATGAAAGAAGGATTTCAGCTGAGCAGGTAAGACGGATCGTGGAGGTCATCGAGCCGTATGATGCCCATATCCGGTTGCTTCATGAACGTTATGCGTTGGGGAATCAGGTTCAGCAAAAGTCTCAGCTTATTGCAAAAATGACGATGGGCGTTGGGGACCCGCTTTTTTATCCGGTTACGTTCACTGATCATCTAAGTGATCATCTCGAAACGAAACCGATGTCTGTACCGAAAATCGATGTACAATTCTTCAATGCTGAAGAACAGGAAGAAGCCTATCATCAATTGATGGATGAAGTTGAAGACATTGATGTGACGGCATCCACACGCTGTGGATTCGAAATCATCCCCAAATCGGTGAATAAGGCGTCAGGGCTCCAATTCCTTGGCAAGCATTTAGGCATATCCATGAAGGAAATGGTCGCAGTAGGTGACTTCGTGAACGATCTGGAAATGATCCGCCATGCCGGACTAGGTGTAGCAATGGGGAATGCACCTGAAGAGGTACAACAGGCAGCAGATTGGGTAACCAGGTCCAATGATCAGCATGGACTTGAATACATGGTTCGGGAAGTATTCCGTAAACAGATGAAAATGCAAATTGAACTTCCAGTCGAACGATAAATCATCCTAAGGGAAAGCCGCTCATCTTTGGGCGGTTTTTTATTAGGAAGGCTCTGTTAGCTTTTTTTTGTTGATTGCTTAAAGAAGACAGAAGCGTAAGGCGGCGACTCCAGCGGGAAAAGCAACAGCTGAAGACCCCACAGAACGAGGAATTAAGGATCTTCGACTAAAAACTACCACGTCCTATGGTGAACGTCGAAGCCACCACATCCTGTGGAAGTGAGGAGGCTGAAGCGTCTGTCCAGCTCCATCGCCTAGGTGCTCGAGGTCGCTTCGATTCCTTCAAAACACGAAAGGTGTTTTTTATAAGGAATCTCCAGCGCTTGTCGCCCCTGAACAAGGCGATTCCGCATTTCTTAACCCGCGGAAAGCGCCCGCCTGGAGCTGTTCAAATTCAACAACGTTCCTTAACAGAGTCATTAATAAAAAGTGCTCAGTAAAGTCCCACAAGAACTGAAAGGAGTTTCTCGAACAGCCCCAAAAGTAAGCCCCTTCCGTCAGCGTAATGTTACAATTGTTACAAAATTTGAAAACCCTTTCATTTTTTTAAAATTCTTCAGATGAAGTTCTGACAAAATGTGAGACGAATCGAGGGGTCCTTAAAGGTGAAAATCCCCGTAATTACAGCAAATTTTTATATGGAAAATGCAGGGTCCGCGATTTTTGTAGAGAGAACTCGATAGAAAGAATGTTAAAAGAATGTTAAGCGGTAGGGAAAATCATTCTCCTTCGAGAAATAGTGACATGCATCTTAAAATTTGAAGGAGGATTTATGATGGAAAAAGTAATGGACACTCAATTGAAGCCGAAAGTCGCTGAATTCTTGAATGGTACGAAGAAGTTGTATATTAACGGGAAGTGGCAGCCGTCAGTTTCCGGCAAAACATTCAACACATTGAATCCTTCCAATGGAGAAGTCCTAGCAGTTGTAAGTGAAGCTGGACACGAAGATGTAGATCGCGCTGTAAAAGCTGCCCGCAAAGCATTTGACGATGGACCTTGGTCAAAGATGAGTGCAGCATCCAGAAGCCGACTGATTTATAAGCTTGCTGATTTGATGGAAGAACATAAAGAAGAATTAGCGCAATTGGACACGTTAGACAACGGAAAACCGATCCGTGAAACGACAAATGCTGACGTACCACTTGCAATCGAGCATTTCCGCTATTATGCAGGTTGGGCGACAAAAATCGTAGGACAAACAATCCCTGTTTCAGGTAAGTTCTTCAACTACACCCGTCATGAAGCGCTCGGAGTCGTTGGACAGATCATTCCTTGGAACTTCCCGCTCCTCATGGCAGCTTGGAAGATGGGAGCTGCTCTCGCAAGCGGATGTACAATTGTATTGAAGCCAGCAGAGCAAACACCACTTTCAGCATTATACTTAGCGGAACTGATTGAAGAAGCAGGATTCCCAGAAGGTGTCGTCAATATCGTAACTGGATATGGCGAAACAACTGGAGGACCATTACTCGAGCATAAACTTGTCGATAAGATTGCATTCACTGGTTCGACGGAAGTCGGAAAGCATATCATGCGTACAGCTTCAAATGACTTGAAGCGAGTTACGCTTGAGCTTGGTGGTAAATCACCGAACATTATCCTTCCGGATGCGGACATGTCCAAAGCGATTCCAGGAGCGTTC from Pseudalkalibacillus sp. SCS-8 includes the following:
- a CDS encoding Cof-type HAD-IIB family hydrolase, producing the protein MVYRLLALDIDGTLLKSNFKIDRSTREAIRYVKKKGVYVTLATGRNFPSAKKIAKELKLDSILITHNGALIASSIDEPLYERRISAEQVRRIVEVIEPYDAHIRLLHERYALGNQVQQKSQLIAKMTMGVGDPLFYPVTFTDHLSDHLETKPMSVPKIDVQFFNAEEQEEAYHQLMDEVEDIDVTASTRCGFEIIPKSVNKASGLQFLGKHLGISMKEMVAVGDFVNDLEMIRHAGLGVAMGNAPEEVQQAADWVTRSNDQHGLEYMVREVFRKQMKMQIELPVER
- a CDS encoding aldehyde dehydrogenase family protein, with the protein product MEKVMDTQLKPKVAEFLNGTKKLYINGKWQPSVSGKTFNTLNPSNGEVLAVVSEAGHEDVDRAVKAARKAFDDGPWSKMSAASRSRLIYKLADLMEEHKEELAQLDTLDNGKPIRETTNADVPLAIEHFRYYAGWATKIVGQTIPVSGKFFNYTRHEALGVVGQIIPWNFPLLMAAWKMGAALASGCTIVLKPAEQTPLSALYLAELIEEAGFPEGVVNIVTGYGETTGGPLLEHKLVDKIAFTGSTEVGKHIMRTASNDLKRVTLELGGKSPNIILPDADMSKAIPGAFSGIMFNQGQVCCAGSRLYIQKKAFDNVVADLVSHSEKLKQGPGLNPDSEMGPLVSEEQHNRVLNYIEKGKSEGAELLTGGTKPYDQGYFVSPTIFADVNDSMTIAKEEIFGPVVSAMPFDDLDEVIDRANDSDYGLAAGLWTENLKSAHYVANRIKAGTVWVNCYNAFDAASPFGGYKQSGIGREMGSYALDNYTEVKSVWINMG